In a single window of the Heliangelus exortis chromosome 1, bHelExo1.hap1, whole genome shotgun sequence genome:
- the CD4 gene encoding T-cell surface glycoprotein CD4, with product MDSWSKVASSTLAMFLVLHLGLIPIMAQQDKPQIGFAGQAVILNCRGLPHQTDVTWKYYKFTIRLFRTTNMKGKAPMTERSQIEPNSKRLKVWDLRLSDAGIYTCEYGSHRVSISLHVFNLTISLNGHFLPNEVPELILMHNASLPLPSLNITVFNSNNNTVRSDVSQDKIHQQYTLRLMQLKTMDSGTWRCHVHSDSSLINQNIFFDIKVLGFQNPDLVRKYAAVDSSVTLSWCLNSQKIKWKEGFTGKLNLKQQENVSAYELLDFNVTAQKQHETRKSRHFQFEIPERKPESTIEVKLPKVHFNHSGQYECQLAYKGRYTQSNIELVVMKVSANPAGPLTRGAEMTLICQVSHPLPSNAHLRWERVNGTQMDIKKSKQHEEKVEVKVSSAGLWNCDLIEDNDRKISLHYTVEEAPIWVSYLAIAVTIGGSILVVGFACLGVIIGTTWQRRRQRAKRMAQARQYLLENKICQCQHRLNK from the exons ATGGATTCCTGGAGCAAGGTGGCGAGCAGCACACTTGCCATGTTCTTGGTTCTGCATCTGG GTCTGATCCCCATTATGGCCCAGCAAGACAAACCACAGATTGGGTTTGCAGGACAGGCAGTGATCTTGAACTGCAGAGGCCTACCTCATCAGACAGATGTGACCTGGAAGTACTACAAATTTACTATAAGGTTGTTTAGAACTACAAATATGAAGG gcAAAGCCCCCATGACTGAGCGATCTCAAATAGAGCCCAACAGTAAACGCCTGAAGGTGTGGGACTTGAGACTCTCTGATGCTGGCATCTACACTTGTGAATATGGCTCTCACAGAGTCAGTATCTCACTGCATGTCTTCAACT TGACAATCTCTTTAAACGGGCACTTCCTGCCAAATGAAGTCCCCGAGCTGATTTTGATGCATAATGCATCCCTCCCTCTACCCAGTCTCAACATCACTGTGTTTAACAGTAACAATAATACAGTAAGATCTGATGTCTCCCAAGACAAGATCCATCAACAATACACACTGCGGCTGATGCAACTGAAGACTATGGACAGCGGGACCTGGAGGTGCCATGTCCATTCAGACTCTTCATTGATAAATCAGAACATCTTCTTTGATATAAAGGTATTAG GTTTTCAGAATCCAGACTTGGTAAGAAAGTACGCAGCTGTTGATAGCTCTGTCACCTTGTCATGGTGTCTGAACTCTCAGAAGATAAAATGGAAAGAAGGTTTCACAGGAAAACTGAATTTGAAACAACAGGAAAATGTGTCTGCTTATGAGCTACTTGATTTCAATGTCACCGCACAGAAACAGCATGAGACCAGAAAAAGCAGACACTTTCAGTTTGAGATACCTGAAAGGAAACCTGAAAGCACCATAGAAGTGAAACTCCCCAAAGTCCATTTCAACCACTCTGGGCAGTATGAGTGCCAGCTGGCATACAAAGGAAGATACACGCAGAGCAACATAGAGCTGGTGGTGATGAAag TCTCAGCTAACCCTGCTGGGCCACTCACCAGAGGGGCTGAGATGACCCTGATCTGCCAGGTCTCTCATCCGCTCCCATCCAACGCCCACCTGCGCTGGGAACGTGTGAATGGGACTCAGATGGACATCAAGAAGTCAAAGCAGCATGAAGAAAAGGTGGAGGTGAAAGTCagttctgcagggctgtggaACTGTGACCTCATAGAAGACAATGACAGGAAGATCAGCCTTCATTACACTGTGG aggAAGCTCCTATTTGGGTTAGCTATTTGGCAATTGCAGTAACTATTGGAGGCAGCATATTGGTGGTTGGCTTTGCGTGCCTGGGCGTCATCATTGGTACAACCTGGCAGCGGAGAAGG CAACGGGCAAAACGTATGGCACAAGCAAGACAATACTTACTGGAAAACAAGATATGTCAGTGTCAACA CCGGCTGAATAAGTAA
- the LAG3 gene encoding lymphocyte activation gene 3 protein: MRPVSLVLFLTFTLLAFNDGHILPGAAEDKSREKKVWATAGSSAVLPCYLGPKKMWKSWKHLPDKTSVQWKRHGRSAHQEPHMVLEVGYSGLRKTALHMRPRVSVQDSALRDGNFSLQIDPVRSEDAGLYEAQVTYNTGVQSCQVELGVITVTLSPPSPVVENEPLLLSCNSSHQVSLVETRWFHNGRLVPTSGTFFSLNGALSILRPAMSDEGSWSCQLRYSDNVIVSATYNLQILGFDGPTNSVVYAASGSAADLPCTLNYFPSAFGINMVRAHWSHLAGGHLQVWGISQNLSSRSFPHHLPAVGPGDAGQYHCTISVGSKTISRVVTLAVVTVTPSIQGPVSEGSRLLLICSLTHLWGHERFQWRHLHSAPADSKLAAVTSHNLQGHRPQMSPTLEIPRVSQKDTGTWECSVYGPEGRLGAVEYGLQITGAQVSSPPTIFSGQVIFGLTLTLFLLLMVCVLALALQRRARSPAFPALEGLVAVTVPKKKEMEENQKEETQQTAC; this comes from the exons ATGAGGCCAGTGTCCCTGGTGCTCTTCCTCACTTTTACTCTGCTGGCTTTCAATG ATGGCCATATactccctggagcagcagaggataAAAGCAGGGAGAAGAAAGTGTGGGCCACAGCAGGGAGTTCAGCTGTGCTGCCTTGCTACCTGGGCCCCAAGAAGATGTGGAAGAGCTGGAAACATCTGCCTGACAAGACATCCGTGCAATGGAAGCGGCATGGGAGAAG TGCCCACCAGGAACCACACATGGTGTTGGAGGTGGGGTACTCGGGCCTCCGGAAGACAGCGCTGCACATGAGGCCCCGGGTGTCAGTCCAGGACTCTGCCTTACGGGATGGAAATTTCTCCCTGCAAATCGATCCCGTCCGGAGCGAGGATGCCGGGCTGTATGAAGCCCAGGTCACATACAACACAGGGGTCCAGAGCTGCCAGGTGGAGCTGGGGGTAATCACAG taaCTCTCAGCCCACCCAGCCCTGTGGTAGAGAATGAGCCACTCTTGTTGAGCTGTAACTCGAGTCACCAGGTCAGCCTTGTGGAGACACGCTGGTTCCACAATGGGCGCCTGGTGCCCACCTCTGGGACCTTCTTCTCCTTGAATGGAGCTCTGTCCATCCTCCGTCCAGCCATGAGTGATGAGggctcctggagctgccagctcagATACTCTGATAACGTGATTGTTTCTGCCACATACAACCTGCAAATTCTAG gtTTTGATGGCCCAACCAACAGTGTGGTCTATGCTGcatctggctctgcagctgatCTACCATGCACCTTGAATTACTTTCCCAGTGCCTTTGGGATCAACATGGTGAGAGCCCACTGGAGCCACCTGGCAGGAGGTCACTTGCAAGTCTGGGGAATCTCACAGAATCTGAGCAGCAGAAGCTtcccccatcacctccctgcAGTGGGGCCAGGTGATGCGGGGCAGTACCACTGCACCATCTCTGTTGGCAGCAAGACAATCAGCAGGGTCGTGACTCTGGCAGTGGTTACAG tcACCCCAAGCATCCAAGGACCAGTTTCTGAGGGGTCCCGCTTGCTGCTTATCTGCAGCCTCACACACCTCTGGGGACATGAACGTTTCCAGTGGAGGCATCTCCACTCAGCCCCTGCTGACAGCAAGCTGGCTGCAGTCACTTCCCACAACCTGCAGGGCCACAGGCCCCAGATGAGCCCAACCTTGGAAATACCCCGAGTGTCACAAAAAGATACAGGCACGTGGGAATGCAGTGTATACGGCCCGGAAGGCAGACTGGGAGCAGTGGAGTATGGGCTGCAGATCACGG GTGCCCAGGTCTCCAGCCCTCCCACCATCTTCAGTGGGCAGGTTATTTTTGGGCTCACACTCACTCTCTTCCTCTTGCTCATGGTCTGTGTTCTGGCTCTGGCCCTACAAAGAAGG GCACGATCTCCTGCCTTTCCAGCACTTGAAGGATTGGTCGCAGTCACTGTGCCAAagaagaaggagatggaggagaacCAGAAAGAAGAGACCCAGCAAACTGCGTGCTGA